The Camelus ferus isolate YT-003-E chromosome 32, BCGSAC_Cfer_1.0, whole genome shotgun sequence genome window below encodes:
- the LOC102516146 gene encoding transmembrane protein 132B isoform X2, producing the protein MDAELLNTAILTGKAVSVPVKVVAVQEDGAVVDVSEAVECRSADEDVVKVSDDCGSIFVNGKEMKGRVDTIVNFTHQHFTSQLEVTVWAPRLPLQVEISDTELSQVKGWRVPVASSKRPTRDSEDEEDEERKGRGCSLQYQHAAVRVLTQFVAESPDSGQLSYMLGPDWQFDITDLVVDFMKVEEPKIAQLQDGRTLAGREPGITTVQVLSPLSDSILAEKTVIVLDDRVTIVDLGVQLVAGLSLSLQPHRVDKRAIVSTAAAQDTLQAPQQEAIVSSWILFSDGSVTPLDIYDPKDFSVTVSSLDEMVVSVQANLQSKWPVVVAEGEGQGPLIKLEMMISEPCQKTKRKSVLAVGKGNVKVRFEPGIDEHQGGSNDIEGMNREYKGHLSNAIEREGSQERAVQERSQHGTSVGQEEGTNKSTTPRSPMEGRSKKLLKSGGPDTFTSFPTQGKFPEPHSPGDLTVTSRGLTDLEIGMYALLCVFCLAILVFLINCVAFAWKYRHKRFAVSEQGNVPHSHDWVWLGNEVELLENPVDMTLPSEECTTMGDRGLPFEERNFLLNGSSQKTFHSQLLRPADYVYDKDVKNEPLSSSGPKRKRVKFTSYTTILPEDGGPYTNSILFDSDDSIKWVCPDMGLGDPQDFQDYMDRLQDQM; encoded by the exons ATG GACGCGGAGCTGCTGAACACGGCCATCCTCACCGGAAAAGCGGTCTCGGTGCCCGTGAAGGTGGTGGCGGTGCAGGAGGACGGCGCCGTGGTGGACGTGTCGGAGGCTGTGGAGTGCAGGTCCGCGGACGAAGACGTCGTCAAG GTCTCCGACGACTGCGGTTCCATCTTCGTGAACGGGAAGGAGATGAAAGGCAGGGTGGACACGATCGTGAACTTCACCCACCAGCACTTCACCTCCCAGCTGGAGGTCACCGTCTGGGCGCCCAGACTGCCCCTGCAGGTGGAGATCTCAGACACGGAGCTGAGCCAGGTCAAAGGATGGCGGGTCCCGGTGGCCTCCAGCAAAAG GCCCACCCGGGACAGCGAGGACGAGGAGGACgaggagaggaagggcagaggctGCTCGCTGCAGTACCAGCACGCCGCCGTGCGCGTCCTCACCCAGTTCGTGGCCGAGTCGCCCGACTCGGGTCAGCTGAGCTACATGCTGGGCCCCGACTGGCAGTTTGACATCACCGACCTCGTGGTGGACTTCATGAAGGTGGAGGAGCCGAAGATTGCCCAGTTACAGGACGGCAGGACGCTGGCGGGCCGGGAGCCGGGCATCACCACCGTGCAG GTCCTGTCGCCTCTCTCTGACTCCATCCTGGCTGAGAAGACGGTGATCGTCCTGGATGACCGCGTCACCATCGTGGACCTGGGCGTGCAGCTGGTGGCCGGCTTAtctctctccctgcagcctcaCAGGGTGGACAAGAGAGCCATCGTGTCGACAGCAGCTGCCCAGGACACCCTCCAAGCCCCGCAGCAG gaGGCAATAGTCAGCTCCTGGATTTTGTTCAGTGATGGTTCGGTGACTCCCTTAGACATTTACGATCCCAAGGATTTTTCAGTCACTGTCTCGTCGCTGGATGAGATGGTGGTGTCCGTCCAGGCCAACCTTCAGTCCAAATGGCCGGTGGTGGTTGCAGAGGGTGAAGGGCAAGGGCCCTTGATTAAACTGGAAATGATGATCAGCGAGCCTTGCCAGAAGACCAAGAGGAAGAGCGTTCTGGCCGTGGGCAAAGGGAATGTCAAGGTCAGGTTTGAGCCAGGTATCGATGAGCACCAGGGAGGCAGCAACGACATCGAGGGCATGAATCGGGAATATAAAGGCCACCTCAGCAACGCCATAGAGCGCgagggaagccaggagagagCGGTCCAGGAACGGTCCCAACATGGCACCTCGGTTGGCCAAGAGGAAGGTACCAACAAAAGCACAACCCCACGATCCCCCATGGAAGGAAGGAGTAAGAAGTTACTCAAGAGCGGTGGTCCAGACACCTTCACAAGCTTCCCCACTCAAGGGAAGTTCCCGGAACCCCACAGTCCTGGTGACCTCACGGTGACCTCCAGGGGCTTAACCGACCTGGAGATTGGCATGTACGCCCTGCTCTGCGTCTTCTGCCTGGCCATCCTGGTCTTCTTAATCAACTGTGTGGCGTTCGCTTGGAAATACAGGCACAAAAGATTCGCTGTGAGCGAGCAAGGGAACGTCCCCCACTCCCACGACTGGGTCTGGCTCGGGAATGAGGTGGAACTCCTGGAGAACCCCGTGGACATGACGCTCCCGTCGGAGGAGTGCACGACCATGGGAGACCGGGGTCTGCCCTTCGAGGAGAGGAACTTCCTCCTGAACGGCAGCTCCCAGAAGACGTTCCACAGTCAGCTGCTCAGGCCTGCTGACTACGTCTATGACAAAGACGTGAAAAACGAACCCCTGAGTTCCTCGGGCCCAAAGAGGAAGAGAGTCAAGTTTACTTCCTACACCACCATCCTCCCCGAGGACGGCGGCCCGTACACCAACTCCATCCTGTTCGACAGCGATGACAGTATCAAGTGGGTGTGCCCAGATATGGGGCTGGGGGACCcccaggacttccaagactatatgGACAGACTGCAGGACCAGATGTAA
- the LOC102516146 gene encoding transmembrane protein 132B isoform X1, whose amino-acid sequence MARPPGLRPRPGLTRAPFSPAQDAELLNTAILTGKAVSVPVKVVAVQEDGAVVDVSEAVECRSADEDVVKVSDDCGSIFVNGKEMKGRVDTIVNFTHQHFTSQLEVTVWAPRLPLQVEISDTELSQVKGWRVPVASSKRPTRDSEDEEDEERKGRGCSLQYQHAAVRVLTQFVAESPDSGQLSYMLGPDWQFDITDLVVDFMKVEEPKIAQLQDGRTLAGREPGITTVQVLSPLSDSILAEKTVIVLDDRVTIVDLGVQLVAGLSLSLQPHRVDKRAIVSTAAAQDTLQAPQQEAIVSSWILFSDGSVTPLDIYDPKDFSVTVSSLDEMVVSVQANLQSKWPVVVAEGEGQGPLIKLEMMISEPCQKTKRKSVLAVGKGNVKVRFEPGIDEHQGGSNDIEGMNREYKGHLSNAIEREGSQERAVQERSQHGTSVGQEEGTNKSTTPRSPMEGRSKKLLKSGGPDTFTSFPTQGKFPEPHSPGDLTVTSRGLTDLEIGMYALLCVFCLAILVFLINCVAFAWKYRHKRFAVSEQGNVPHSHDWVWLGNEVELLENPVDMTLPSEECTTMGDRGLPFEERNFLLNGSSQKTFHSQLLRPADYVYDKDVKNEPLSSSGPKRKRVKFTSYTTILPEDGGPYTNSILFDSDDSIKWVCPDMGLGDPQDFQDYMDRLQDQM is encoded by the exons ATGGCGAGGCCCCCGGGGCTCCGGCCGCGCCCGGGGCTCACGCGCGCCCCCTTCTCCCCCGCGCAGGACGCGGAGCTGCTGAACACGGCCATCCTCACCGGAAAAGCGGTCTCGGTGCCCGTGAAGGTGGTGGCGGTGCAGGAGGACGGCGCCGTGGTGGACGTGTCGGAGGCTGTGGAGTGCAGGTCCGCGGACGAAGACGTCGTCAAG GTCTCCGACGACTGCGGTTCCATCTTCGTGAACGGGAAGGAGATGAAAGGCAGGGTGGACACGATCGTGAACTTCACCCACCAGCACTTCACCTCCCAGCTGGAGGTCACCGTCTGGGCGCCCAGACTGCCCCTGCAGGTGGAGATCTCAGACACGGAGCTGAGCCAGGTCAAAGGATGGCGGGTCCCGGTGGCCTCCAGCAAAAG GCCCACCCGGGACAGCGAGGACGAGGAGGACgaggagaggaagggcagaggctGCTCGCTGCAGTACCAGCACGCCGCCGTGCGCGTCCTCACCCAGTTCGTGGCCGAGTCGCCCGACTCGGGTCAGCTGAGCTACATGCTGGGCCCCGACTGGCAGTTTGACATCACCGACCTCGTGGTGGACTTCATGAAGGTGGAGGAGCCGAAGATTGCCCAGTTACAGGACGGCAGGACGCTGGCGGGCCGGGAGCCGGGCATCACCACCGTGCAG GTCCTGTCGCCTCTCTCTGACTCCATCCTGGCTGAGAAGACGGTGATCGTCCTGGATGACCGCGTCACCATCGTGGACCTGGGCGTGCAGCTGGTGGCCGGCTTAtctctctccctgcagcctcaCAGGGTGGACAAGAGAGCCATCGTGTCGACAGCAGCTGCCCAGGACACCCTCCAAGCCCCGCAGCAG gaGGCAATAGTCAGCTCCTGGATTTTGTTCAGTGATGGTTCGGTGACTCCCTTAGACATTTACGATCCCAAGGATTTTTCAGTCACTGTCTCGTCGCTGGATGAGATGGTGGTGTCCGTCCAGGCCAACCTTCAGTCCAAATGGCCGGTGGTGGTTGCAGAGGGTGAAGGGCAAGGGCCCTTGATTAAACTGGAAATGATGATCAGCGAGCCTTGCCAGAAGACCAAGAGGAAGAGCGTTCTGGCCGTGGGCAAAGGGAATGTCAAGGTCAGGTTTGAGCCAGGTATCGATGAGCACCAGGGAGGCAGCAACGACATCGAGGGCATGAATCGGGAATATAAAGGCCACCTCAGCAACGCCATAGAGCGCgagggaagccaggagagagCGGTCCAGGAACGGTCCCAACATGGCACCTCGGTTGGCCAAGAGGAAGGTACCAACAAAAGCACAACCCCACGATCCCCCATGGAAGGAAGGAGTAAGAAGTTACTCAAGAGCGGTGGTCCAGACACCTTCACAAGCTTCCCCACTCAAGGGAAGTTCCCGGAACCCCACAGTCCTGGTGACCTCACGGTGACCTCCAGGGGCTTAACCGACCTGGAGATTGGCATGTACGCCCTGCTCTGCGTCTTCTGCCTGGCCATCCTGGTCTTCTTAATCAACTGTGTGGCGTTCGCTTGGAAATACAGGCACAAAAGATTCGCTGTGAGCGAGCAAGGGAACGTCCCCCACTCCCACGACTGGGTCTGGCTCGGGAATGAGGTGGAACTCCTGGAGAACCCCGTGGACATGACGCTCCCGTCGGAGGAGTGCACGACCATGGGAGACCGGGGTCTGCCCTTCGAGGAGAGGAACTTCCTCCTGAACGGCAGCTCCCAGAAGACGTTCCACAGTCAGCTGCTCAGGCCTGCTGACTACGTCTATGACAAAGACGTGAAAAACGAACCCCTGAGTTCCTCGGGCCCAAAGAGGAAGAGAGTCAAGTTTACTTCCTACACCACCATCCTCCCCGAGGACGGCGGCCCGTACACCAACTCCATCCTGTTCGACAGCGATGACAGTATCAAGTGGGTGTGCCCAGATATGGGGCTGGGGGACCcccaggacttccaagactatatgGACAGACTGCAGGACCAGATGTAA